A genome region from Hemitrygon akajei unplaced genomic scaffold, sHemAka1.3 Scf000152, whole genome shotgun sequence includes the following:
- the LOC140724011 gene encoding uncharacterized protein, producing the protein MPFTCLVCGKGFTRSSTLQRHQRVHTGERPFTCSECGKGFTDSSKLVRHYRVHTGERPFTCSECGKGFARSSQLTEHRRVHTGEKPFSCFQCGKGFTQSSHLKVHQRIHTGEKPFSCSECGKGFADSYSLVKHSRIHTGEKPFTCCECGKGFTDSSHLVKHSRIHTGEKPFTCCECGKGFTQSSHLNVHQLIHTGEKPFSCSECGKGFTDSYSLVKHSRIHTGEKPFSCSECGKGFTDSYSLVKHSRIHTGEKPFTCSECGKGFTASSNLVRHSRIHTGEKPFTCSDCGKGFTRSSGLKVHQGVHTGRCQSPVLIVGMNSLRHLN; encoded by the coding sequence atgccgttcacctgcttagtctgtgggaagggattcactcgttcatccacactacagagacaccagcgagttcacaccggggagaggccattcacttgctctgaatgtgggaagggattcactgactcatccaaaCTTGTGAGGcactaccgagttcacactggggagaggccgttcacttgctctgaatgtgggaaaggatttgctcggtcatctcaactgactgaacatcggcgagttcacactggggagaaaccgttcagctgctttCAATGTGgcaaggggttcactcagtcatctcatctgaaagtacatcagcgaattcacactggggagaaaccgttcagctgctctgaatgtgggaagggattcgctgattCATACTCCCTcgtgaagcacagccgaattcacactggggagaagccattcacatgctgtgaatgtgggaagggattcactgactcatcccacctcgtgaagcacagccgaattcacactggggagaagccattcacatgctgtgaatgtgggaagggattcactcagtcatctcatctgaatgTACATCAactaattcacactggggagaaaccgttcagctgctctgaatgtgggaagggattcactgattcatactcccttgtgaagcacagccgaattcacactggggagaaaccgttcagctgctctgaatgtgggaagggattcactgattcatactcccttgtgaagcacagccgaattcacactggggagaagccattcacgtgctctgaatgtgggaagggattcactgcgtCATCCAACCTGGTGaggcacagccgaattcacactggggagaaaccgttcacctgctcagattgtggaaagggattcactcggtcatcaggCTTGAAAGTTCATCAGGGAGTTCACACTGGGCGATGCCAGTCACCTGTTCtgattgtgggaatgaattcactcagacatctcaactga